In the genome of Ancylomarina subtilis, one region contains:
- the ligA gene encoding NAD-dependent DNA ligase LigA, translating into MNKTEALQRITELREQLHKHNHNYYVLSQPTISDFEFDMLMNELMTLEKKFPEFADDHSPSQRVGSDINLEFKQVSHVYPMLSLGNTYSEEDVRDFETRIQKLTEEPIQYVCELKYDGTSISLKYKNGKLVQALTRGDGVQGDDVTTNVKTIKAIPLSLQGSDYPDEFEIRGEIMMPFQVFNQLNKEREEQGESPFANPRNAASGSLKMQNSSIVAKRQLDCYLYYLLGKQLPAREHFKNLQLARSWGFKISEDSKLCQSIDEVLDFIRYWDKQREELPVPIDGIVIKVNSIDQQEELGYTAKSPRWAISYKFKAEQVATRLISVTYQVGRTGSITPVANLEPVQLAGTVVKRASLHNSDIIANLDLHLNDSVYVEKGGEIIPKIVGVDVDQRDVDAEKIEFIETCPECGTELIRLEGEANHYCPNSVFCPPQITGRIEHFIGRKAMNIDGLGEETIELLYQNGLVQNIADLYKLKKEDLLPLDRMGEKSADRILSSIQESLSVPYERVLFALGIRHVGQTVAKKLAKTLTSVQALKAASLEDLVNIDEIGDKIAKSIILFFEDEAQNNLVNELIAHGLQFELNEEELAGQTNKLEGLSIVISGSFSRHSRDELKALIEQNGGKNTSSISKKTDLFLAGEKVGPSKLEKVEKFGIKTISEDEFIQMIS; encoded by the coding sequence ATGAATAAGACTGAAGCTTTGCAACGCATAACTGAATTGCGGGAGCAACTCCATAAACATAACCACAACTATTACGTTCTTTCACAGCCCACTATCAGCGATTTTGAGTTTGATATGCTGATGAATGAACTGATGACATTAGAGAAGAAATTTCCTGAATTTGCAGATGATCATTCACCCAGCCAGCGTGTAGGGAGTGATATCAATCTCGAATTCAAACAGGTGTCTCATGTGTATCCCATGCTTTCTTTGGGAAATACCTATTCCGAAGAAGATGTTCGCGATTTTGAAACCCGAATTCAGAAGCTGACTGAAGAGCCGATTCAGTACGTTTGTGAATTGAAGTATGATGGTACATCGATAAGTTTGAAATATAAAAACGGAAAGTTGGTTCAGGCTTTGACTCGTGGAGATGGTGTTCAGGGGGACGATGTAACAACGAATGTGAAAACCATAAAGGCCATTCCTTTAAGTTTGCAGGGAAGTGATTATCCTGATGAGTTTGAGATTCGAGGCGAAATTATGATGCCTTTTCAGGTTTTCAATCAATTAAATAAAGAGCGTGAGGAGCAAGGCGAAAGTCCCTTTGCCAATCCGAGAAATGCCGCTTCAGGTAGTTTGAAAATGCAGAATTCCTCTATAGTAGCCAAGCGTCAGTTGGATTGTTATCTTTATTATTTATTAGGAAAACAATTACCTGCTCGTGAGCATTTTAAGAATCTGCAACTTGCCAGATCCTGGGGATTTAAAATCTCTGAAGACAGTAAGCTTTGTCAATCGATTGATGAGGTGCTCGACTTCATTCGATACTGGGATAAGCAGCGGGAAGAACTGCCTGTACCTATTGATGGGATTGTGATAAAGGTGAATTCTATTGATCAGCAAGAGGAACTAGGCTATACGGCTAAGTCGCCACGTTGGGCCATATCCTATAAGTTTAAGGCCGAGCAAGTGGCAACCCGATTGATTAGTGTCACTTATCAGGTGGGACGTACCGGATCGATTACCCCGGTTGCTAATTTGGAACCTGTACAGTTGGCCGGAACAGTGGTTAAGCGTGCATCATTGCATAATTCGGATATTATTGCAAATCTCGATCTGCACCTGAATGACTCTGTTTATGTTGAAAAAGGAGGGGAGATTATCCCCAAGATCGTAGGGGTAGATGTGGATCAGCGTGATGTGGATGCTGAGAAGATTGAATTTATTGAGACCTGTCCGGAATGTGGCACCGAGTTGATTCGTCTTGAAGGTGAGGCCAATCATTATTGTCCTAATAGTGTGTTTTGTCCGCCACAAATTACGGGGCGAATTGAGCATTTTATTGGTCGTAAGGCCATGAATATTGATGGCCTGGGAGAGGAAACCATCGAGCTCTTGTATCAGAATGGTTTGGTCCAGAATATTGCTGATCTCTACAAATTGAAAAAAGAGGACTTGCTTCCTCTTGATCGCATGGGTGAGAAATCTGCTGATCGTATATTGAGTAGTATTCAGGAATCCTTAAGTGTGCCTTATGAGAGGGTGTTGTTTGCTTTGGGTATTCGCCACGTTGGGCAAACGGTTGCCAAGAAATTGGCTAAAACACTCACATCTGTTCAGGCTCTTAAGGCAGCAAGTCTTGAGGATTTGGTGAATATTGATGAGATTGGAGACAAGATAGCCAAAAGTATTATTTTGTTTTTCGAGGATGAGGCTCAGAACAATTTGGTGAACGAACTGATTGCACATGGTTTGCAGTTTGAATTAAACGAAGAGGAATTGGCTGGTCAGACCAATAAGCTTGAAGGTTTATCGATTGTCATATCAGGTAGTTTCAGTCGACACTCCAGAGATGAACTGAAAGCTTTGATCGAACAAAATGGAGGAAAGAATACCAGTTCTATTTCAAAGAAAACCGATTTGTTTTTAGCAGGCGAGAAGGTTGGTCCAAGTAAATTGGAGAAGGTTGAGAAGTTTGGTATCAAAACCATATCAGAGGACGAATTTATTCAGATGATCAGTTAA
- a CDS encoding DUF3820 family protein — translation MIADTANIFSNGDELIKIIQMRMPYGKYKGWYILDLPERYVVWYHQKGFPDGKLGQMLGVVYEIKLNGLEDMMRPLCQKYR, via the coding sequence ATGATAGCAGATACTGCAAATATATTTTCAAATGGCGATGAGCTAATCAAGATTATTCAGATGCGTATGCCTTACGGAAAATATAAAGGCTGGTATATTTTGGATTTGCCCGAACGCTATGTGGTTTGGTACCATCAGAAAGGATTCCCTGATGGCAAACTTGGCCAGATGTTAGGTGTTGTTTACGAAATCAAATTGAATGGTTTAGAAGACATGATGCGCCCACTTTGTCAGAAATACCGATAA
- a CDS encoding M13 family metallopeptidase: protein MNLNKTSQTILGLSLAISVLSGCAQKETIGHGILKKEDMNLAVKPGVDFFEYANGTWMKNTPIPADKSRYGAFDILGESANEAVHNLMEEAAKTENAPEGSNLKKIQDFYATAMDTVKINEVGLKPLFPEFEKIAAVKNATDLRNELIHLHKMGVSALFGAGVDQDMKNTTVNRMYLSEDGLSLSDRDYYTADNETSANIRVEFVKYMTKMFEMIGEDAALAKKNAETIMRFETRMAEKFNTRLENRNYPAMYNPKSVATLMSEYPNFDWATYFKDMGADIKEYVITTHPRYMKELNQMLKDEKMEDIKLYLKWKVLNGSASKVSTELEKVQFAFYGTTLTGATEQQPRWRRMSNATGSVLGEAVGQLYVEKYFPPEAKVRMDELVNNLKIALRGRIEKLEWMSDETRKEALAKLDAFGVKIGYPEKWEDYSKLEVGTDSYIQNAWRAARFEVAKNIAKLGEPIDTKKWGMTPQTVNAYYHPMLNEVVFPAAILQPPFFYMNGDDAVNYGAIGVVIGHEMTHGFDDSGRRFDKEGNMKDWWTPEDTEKFNARAQKLVDQFNGFKAFDDLSVNGKLTLGENIADYGGLTVALEAYKMTLKDKQPADIDGFNNMQRFFLSYSKVWRGNVRDKYLRKLIQEDVHSPGRYRVNGGLFNIPEFYTAFEINENDPLYRNEEQRAKIW from the coding sequence ATGAACTTAAACAAAACAAGCCAAACCATTCTTGGCTTAAGCTTAGCAATCAGCGTTTTATCTGGCTGTGCACAAAAGGAAACCATAGGTCATGGTATTCTAAAGAAAGAAGATATGAACCTGGCGGTGAAACCAGGTGTCGATTTCTTCGAATATGCAAACGGAACATGGATGAAAAATACGCCAATTCCTGCAGATAAAAGCCGTTATGGTGCTTTCGATATCTTAGGAGAAAGTGCTAACGAAGCGGTTCATAACTTAATGGAAGAAGCTGCAAAAACTGAAAATGCTCCTGAAGGAAGTAATTTAAAGAAAATTCAGGATTTCTATGCAACTGCCATGGATACTGTAAAAATCAATGAAGTAGGATTAAAGCCTTTATTTCCTGAATTCGAAAAAATTGCTGCAGTAAAAAACGCAACAGACCTGCGCAACGAGTTGATTCACCTTCACAAAATGGGTGTTAGCGCACTATTTGGTGCTGGTGTTGATCAGGATATGAAAAACACGACTGTAAACAGAATGTACCTTTCTGAAGATGGTCTATCCCTGTCAGATCGTGACTATTACACCGCTGACAATGAAACCAGCGCAAACATTCGTGTTGAGTTTGTAAAGTACATGACAAAAATGTTTGAAATGATTGGTGAGGATGCTGCTCTTGCGAAGAAAAATGCAGAAACAATCATGAGATTTGAAACACGTATGGCTGAAAAGTTCAACACGCGTTTAGAGAACAGAAATTATCCAGCAATGTATAATCCTAAATCTGTTGCAACCTTAATGAGTGAGTATCCTAACTTCGATTGGGCAACCTACTTCAAAGATATGGGCGCAGATATCAAGGAATATGTTATCACCACTCACCCTCGATACATGAAGGAACTTAACCAAATGTTGAAGGATGAGAAAATGGAAGACATCAAATTATACCTAAAGTGGAAAGTATTGAATGGCTCTGCTTCAAAAGTGTCAACTGAGCTTGAAAAAGTACAGTTTGCTTTCTATGGCACAACATTAACTGGTGCTACTGAGCAACAACCACGCTGGAGACGTATGTCAAATGCAACAGGTTCTGTTCTGGGTGAAGCCGTTGGTCAACTTTACGTAGAAAAGTATTTCCCACCTGAAGCTAAAGTTAGAATGGACGAGTTGGTAAACAACCTGAAGATTGCTTTACGCGGAAGAATTGAGAAATTGGAGTGGATGAGTGATGAAACCAGAAAAGAAGCATTGGCTAAACTTGATGCTTTCGGTGTGAAGATTGGTTATCCTGAAAAATGGGAAGATTACTCAAAATTAGAAGTAGGTACTGACTCATATATTCAAAACGCATGGCGTGCTGCTCGTTTTGAAGTGGCTAAGAATATTGCCAAATTGGGCGAGCCTATCGATACTAAAAAATGGGGTATGACACCACAAACTGTGAATGCATACTACCACCCAATGCTAAACGAAGTGGTTTTCCCTGCAGCAATCCTTCAGCCTCCATTTTTCTATATGAACGGTGATGATGCTGTTAACTATGGTGCTATTGGTGTTGTTATTGGTCACGAAATGACTCACGGATTTGATGATTCGGGTCGTCGTTTCGACAAAGAAGGTAATATGAAAGACTGGTGGACTCCGGAAGATACTGAGAAATTCAATGCCAGAGCTCAAAAATTGGTTGATCAGTTCAATGGATTTAAAGCTTTTGATGACTTAAGTGTGAATGGAAAATTAACTCTGGGAGAAAACATTGCTGATTACGGTGGATTAACTGTTGCTTTGGAAGCCTACAAAATGACTTTAAAAGACAAACAACCAGCAGACATTGACGGTTTCAACAACATGCAGCGCTTCTTCCTTTCATACTCTAAAGTTTGGAGAGGTAACGTTAGAGACAAATATTTGAGAAAATTGATTCAAGAAGATGTTCACTCACCAGGACGTTACCGCGTAAACGGAGGCTTGTTCAATATT
- the mnmA gene encoding tRNA 2-thiouridine(34) synthase MnmA, whose protein sequence is MATSCRDKNKVVLGMSGGTDSSVTAMLLKDRGYEVIGVSLWFWNPPVEQTDTDLLPDFIIDAQKLAEKLSIEHHVIDARKEFKEVVIGQFLQEYLNGRTPSPCIHCNPQLKWRLLLDKADQLGASYIATGHYIQILEEEGIYYIHKGNDPAKDQSYFLWNLNQNILSRTLTPLGGYTKSKVREMAAQFGHKQVATKRESMGICFLDGMDYRDFLKKEISDLDTQVGKGRIVDTEGKELGWHEGYPYYTIGQKRGLELKEKTGLMVSRIDAENNMLVLEKREQLNKKAFKVSDYYLNNVADIAQTEITTVVRGLGLNPDGYSKLTILNESELLVELEQPAWAIAPGQPVAFYVGDKLIGGGFAE, encoded by the coding sequence ATGGCAACAAGTTGCAGAGATAAGAATAAAGTGGTGTTAGGTATGAGCGGGGGAACTGATTCGTCAGTTACAGCTATGTTGCTTAAGGATAGAGGGTACGAAGTTATTGGTGTTTCGCTTTGGTTTTGGAATCCTCCTGTTGAGCAAACAGACACCGATTTACTTCCTGATTTTATTATCGATGCTCAAAAATTGGCTGAAAAACTCTCGATAGAGCATCATGTGATTGATGCCCGTAAGGAGTTTAAGGAGGTTGTCATTGGTCAGTTTTTGCAAGAATACTTAAATGGTCGGACTCCAAGTCCGTGCATTCATTGCAATCCACAATTGAAATGGCGTTTACTATTGGATAAGGCGGATCAGTTGGGGGCCAGTTATATTGCCACGGGGCATTACATTCAAATTCTTGAGGAAGAAGGCATTTATTATATCCACAAGGGAAACGATCCGGCAAAGGATCAATCCTATTTTTTGTGGAATCTCAATCAGAATATATTATCCCGAACGCTAACACCTCTTGGGGGATATACCAAGTCTAAGGTGCGTGAAATGGCTGCTCAATTTGGACACAAGCAAGTTGCGACTAAAAGGGAAAGTATGGGGATTTGTTTTCTCGACGGAATGGATTACCGGGATTTCCTGAAAAAAGAAATTTCAGATCTCGATACGCAAGTGGGGAAAGGTCGGATTGTTGATACAGAAGGCAAAGAACTTGGCTGGCACGAAGGCTATCCGTATTACACCATTGGTCAGAAACGGGGTTTAGAGCTTAAAGAAAAAACGGGTTTGATGGTGAGCCGAATTGATGCTGAGAATAACATGTTGGTGCTTGAAAAACGAGAACAACTTAATAAGAAGGCGTTTAAGGTTAGTGATTATTACCTCAATAATGTGGCTGATATTGCTCAAACAGAAATCACAACTGTTGTGCGTGGTTTAGGACTTAATCCTGACGGTTACTCGAAACTTACAATTTTAAATGAAAGTGAATTGTTGGTTGAGTTGGAACAGCCTGCCTGGGCAATTGCTCCGGGGCAACCCGTTGCTTTTTATGTTGGCGATAAACTCATCGGTGGCGGATTTGCTGAGTAG
- a CDS encoding LiaF transmembrane domain-containing protein, with protein MYKDRRPLFFGLVLIFVGIAIFLSNFDFLPKNIHQYIFRWESFLMLIGLLMIFVRGRVIGGIIVLAIGAYFLADDLFMLPEDWQIWFWPTILIAMGIGHIIKPNACHARDKDEF; from the coding sequence ATGTATAAAGACCGAAGACCTCTATTTTTTGGATTAGTCCTGATTTTTGTCGGGATTGCCATTTTTTTAAGCAATTTTGATTTTTTGCCCAAAAATATCCACCAATATATTTTTCGTTGGGAAAGTTTCTTGATGTTAATCGGGCTTCTTATGATTTTTGTTCGCGGTAGAGTTATTGGTGGCATCATTGTTCTTGCCATAGGAGCCTATTTTTTAGCAGACGACCTTTTTATGCTACCTGAAGATTGGCAAATCTGGTTTTGGCCTACTATCCTAATCGCAATGGGAATTGGCCATATCATAAAGCCAAACGCCTGTCATGCAAGAGACAAAGACGAATTTTAA
- a CDS encoding sensor histidine kinase — MEHPILSNRFGIPIYLGFWFSFTGMLFIIDWYFQNALYQDATLSALSISLPLLIIAPSIWFVVRHVDVERIGRLAAALHHIAVAIIMVAIWLSLTYLIFSFFDKTPIPKGAKPEVIMPYYWLAFMAFAVYDYIVMMYYMIIYYRNFKEKIEQESDLKDLVKEAELNALKSQINPHFLFNSLNSVSSLTLIRPEQSREMLVKLSTFLRYSLDQDLKELNTLANEMKNSRLYLEIEKVRFGDRLILDFETDPICDDLRLPNLILQPIYENAIKHGVHESLEPVSIQTKAFVRNKNLMIQISNNFDKDAISPKGKGIGLKNIQERLNLIYGRTDLIAITRMESNFCVNLEFPQTS, encoded by the coding sequence ATGGAGCATCCAATACTATCCAATCGTTTTGGCATACCTATATACCTTGGATTTTGGTTTAGCTTTACGGGAATGCTTTTCATTATCGATTGGTATTTCCAGAATGCATTGTATCAGGACGCGACTCTTTCAGCTCTAAGTATATCCCTACCTCTCCTGATTATTGCCCCTTCAATTTGGTTTGTGGTCAGGCATGTCGATGTGGAACGAATTGGACGATTAGCTGCAGCCTTACATCATATTGCTGTAGCTATTATCATGGTTGCAATCTGGCTATCGCTAACCTATCTAATTTTTTCATTTTTCGATAAGACTCCAATTCCTAAGGGAGCCAAACCTGAAGTTATCATGCCATATTATTGGCTGGCTTTCATGGCTTTTGCTGTTTACGATTATATTGTCATGATGTATTACATGATTATCTATTATCGAAATTTCAAAGAAAAAATTGAACAGGAATCAGACCTTAAAGACTTGGTAAAAGAAGCCGAACTGAATGCTTTAAAGTCTCAGATCAACCCCCATTTTTTATTCAACAGCTTAAATTCGGTCAGTTCATTAACCCTTATTCGTCCGGAACAATCACGCGAGATGCTGGTCAAACTCTCTACCTTCCTAAGATATTCTCTCGATCAGGATTTGAAAGAGCTGAATACCCTTGCGAATGAAATGAAAAACAGTCGACTTTACCTTGAAATAGAGAAAGTTCGATTTGGGGATCGCCTGATTTTAGATTTTGAAACGGATCCAATCTGTGACGATTTAAGGCTTCCCAATCTGATATTGCAACCCATATATGAGAATGCAATAAAACACGGTGTCCACGAAAGTTTAGAACCTGTCAGTATTCAAACCAAAGCCTTCGTTAGAAACAAAAACCTGATGATTCAAATTTCAAACAACTTTGATAAAGATGCTATTTCACCCAAGGGCAAAGGTATTGGGCTGAAAAATATTCAGGAGCGCCTAAACCTGATTTATGGAAGAACCGATCTGATAGCCATTACCCGTATGGAATCTAACTTTTGTGTCAACTTAGAATTCCCCCAAACCTCTTAA
- a CDS encoding outer membrane beta-barrel family protein, with the protein MKRILFAAILMLCSFMNYAEESPKNISSKLGVVSGTIIDKATRVALPYVNIVIRDANNNILTGGITDDKGKFNINKIAKGKHVVEIQYMGYKPFVRKLEFTAKNSTYKLGTVRLEEDTELLNEVVVRAELSTVTQKVDRKVVNVGKDLTAAGATASEVLNNVQSVSVDSQTGTVSLRGNENVRILVDGKPTNISAAQLLQQIPSTSIKSVELITNPSAKYNPEGMSGIINIVLNKNANIGFNGNVNMGVTRGENTRVNGSLDMNYKTGKVNFFMNLGANTGKRNNYGEVLRPGFNTQKFEFEGDNTSKLLKVGADIYLNKKNTLSFYTTQNFRDGVFDGTTKILRGTDLDYHSLMKSETDNSTGTYNFDYKIDFGKEGHNLEFEATYSKSDSPEDATYTELLNPIDLTSNYMDDVSNDYTNTLLNLDYTNPLSENTKLELGLELRLNDTENSRVTNQHDFVYDDEGKRIPDNGWYQTAQKPNSAFTYDRSIYSGYVNLNHKIDKISMQLGARFEQYEVDGSFVKGDERAKYTDSRFTVYPSVFITFNQSEKNQFQLSYSRRVDRPSIGQVNPIREWSTPLVSSFGNPNLTPQFTNSFEFNYTKGLKKGSATIGAFYRRVNGNISRVLNKDPLDVEKVEMSYYNTDSNDRYGVELSANYRFVKWWSMNASSDLYIQKETGVSNGENLEVTNNSFNVRVSNSFTATKKLRFQLFAMYRGGGKDLQSKVDPMWMINTGASYRVLKGKGTLTFRVNDIFEGMKFKFDSKVPYTQNGEFHWESRTAYLGFSYRFGSGKNHAKRRKHRDSRETQGGGGFM; encoded by the coding sequence ATGAAAAGAATTTTATTTGCAGCCATTTTGATGCTGTGTAGTTTTATGAATTATGCAGAAGAATCACCTAAAAATATCAGTAGTAAGCTTGGTGTCGTTTCAGGCACAATTATCGATAAAGCGACAAGAGTGGCACTGCCATATGTTAATATTGTAATCAGAGATGCAAACAATAATATATTAACCGGCGGGATTACCGACGACAAGGGGAAGTTTAATATAAACAAAATTGCAAAGGGGAAGCATGTTGTTGAAATTCAATATATGGGATATAAGCCTTTTGTTAGAAAACTTGAGTTTACCGCCAAAAATTCGACCTATAAATTGGGAACGGTTCGCCTCGAAGAAGATACTGAATTACTCAATGAGGTGGTTGTGAGAGCTGAGTTGTCTACGGTGACACAGAAAGTCGACCGAAAAGTTGTGAATGTAGGTAAAGACCTGACTGCGGCAGGAGCCACAGCATCGGAGGTTTTGAACAATGTGCAGTCGGTAAGTGTCGATAGCCAGACAGGAACCGTTAGTTTGAGAGGAAACGAGAATGTTCGAATCTTGGTTGATGGCAAACCAACGAATATCAGTGCCGCTCAATTGTTGCAACAAATCCCATCCACATCGATTAAAAGTGTGGAGTTGATAACCAATCCTTCTGCCAAATACAATCCTGAAGGTATGAGTGGGATTATTAATATCGTGCTAAACAAAAATGCCAATATTGGTTTTAATGGGAATGTAAACATGGGCGTGACGCGAGGCGAAAATACTCGAGTGAATGGTTCTTTGGACATGAATTACAAAACGGGTAAGGTGAACTTTTTCATGAATCTTGGTGCAAACACCGGAAAGAGAAATAATTATGGTGAAGTGTTAAGACCAGGTTTTAATACACAGAAGTTTGAATTTGAAGGCGATAATACGTCCAAGCTGTTGAAAGTAGGTGCCGATATCTATCTGAATAAAAAGAATACCCTTTCGTTTTATACCACTCAGAATTTTCGCGATGGTGTATTTGATGGGACAACAAAGATTCTTAGAGGAACAGATTTGGATTATCATAGTTTGATGAAATCTGAAACAGATAACTCTACCGGAACTTATAATTTTGATTATAAAATCGATTTTGGAAAAGAAGGACATAATCTGGAGTTTGAAGCGACTTACAGTAAGAGTGATTCTCCTGAAGATGCAACTTATACTGAATTGCTTAATCCAATTGATTTGACTTCGAACTATATGGATGATGTAAGCAATGATTACACCAATACGCTTCTAAATCTGGATTACACAAATCCATTGTCAGAAAATACAAAGTTAGAACTAGGATTGGAGTTGAGATTAAATGATACAGAGAATTCAAGAGTAACTAATCAACATGATTTTGTATATGATGATGAGGGAAAAAGAATCCCGGATAATGGCTGGTATCAGACTGCTCAGAAGCCCAATTCTGCATTTACATACGACAGAAGTATTTATTCTGGATATGTGAATTTAAATCACAAAATAGATAAGATATCCATGCAATTGGGTGCTCGTTTTGAGCAGTACGAGGTAGACGGATCCTTTGTTAAAGGTGATGAAAGAGCTAAGTATACTGATAGTCGTTTTACCGTGTATCCTTCTGTATTTATTACTTTTAATCAGAGCGAGAAAAATCAGTTTCAATTGAGTTACAGTAGAAGAGTAGACAGACCATCTATCGGACAAGTTAATCCAATTAGAGAGTGGAGTACCCCTCTGGTTAGTTCCTTTGGAAATCCAAATTTAACACCTCAGTTTACCAATTCGTTTGAGTTTAATTATACCAAAGGACTAAAGAAAGGGTCTGCCACAATTGGAGCATTCTACCGTAGAGTAAATGGTAATATTTCGCGAGTATTAAACAAGGATCCGTTGGATGTTGAAAAGGTGGAAATGTCGTATTACAATACTGATAGCAACGATCGCTATGGGGTTGAGTTGTCGGCCAATTACCGATTCGTTAAGTGGTGGTCGATGAATGCCAGCTCCGATTTATATATCCAGAAAGAGACTGGTGTGTCGAACGGTGAGAATCTGGAAGTCACAAACAATTCTTTTAATGTTCGAGTATCGAATAGTTTTACGGCAACTAAAAAATTGAGATTCCAATTGTTTGCTATGTATCGTGGTGGTGGAAAAGATCTTCAGTCAAAAGTGGACCCCATGTGGATGATCAACACGGGTGCTAGTTATAGAGTTCTAAAAGGTAAAGGAACCTTAACCTTTAGAGTGAACGATATTTTTGAAGGCATGAAGTTTAAATTTGATTCAAAAGTGCCATATACGCAAAATGGTGAATTCCACTGGGAAAGCCGAACAGCTTACCTGGGTTTCTCATACCGATTTGGTTCTGGAAAGAATCATGCCAAAAGAAGAAAGCATAGAGATAGCCGCGAAACCCAAGGTGGTGGTGGATTTATGTAG
- a CDS encoding LytR/AlgR family response regulator transcription factor: MKKIKTIIIDDESLARDLIKTYLADNDKIELLGEYSDGFQGLKAINELQPDLIFLDVQMPKLTGFELLELLDKPCNIVFTTAYNEYAIKAFEHNAIDYLLKPFSKERFEDAILKAISRLQNQAEKSKVIEKLKEHEDKNREELNRIVVKSRNKISIIPVDEIRYFEAQDDYVMIYTKNGHHLKQKTMKYFETHLNPKEFCRIHRSYLIRIEEISKLEPYEKDSWMLVLKSGEKLKVSKNGYKLLKQQLGF, translated from the coding sequence ATGAAAAAGATTAAAACAATTATTATTGATGACGAATCATTAGCCCGAGACTTAATAAAAACATATTTGGCCGATAATGATAAAATTGAACTGTTAGGTGAATATTCGGATGGGTTCCAGGGCTTAAAGGCTATAAACGAACTACAACCCGATTTAATTTTTCTGGATGTTCAGATGCCCAAACTAACTGGATTCGAACTTCTGGAATTACTCGATAAACCCTGTAATATTGTTTTCACAACTGCATATAACGAATATGCCATCAAGGCATTTGAGCACAATGCAATTGATTATCTTTTAAAACCATTCTCAAAGGAGAGATTTGAAGATGCAATTTTAAAAGCCATTTCAAGATTGCAAAATCAAGCAGAAAAGTCCAAGGTTATTGAAAAGCTGAAGGAACATGAGGATAAAAACAGAGAAGAGCTGAATCGCATTGTCGTGAAATCCAGAAACAAGATCAGCATTATTCCTGTTGACGAAATTCGCTATTTCGAAGCACAGGACGACTATGTGATGATTTACACCAAGAATGGGCATCATCTAAAACAAAAGACGATGAAATATTTCGAAACACACCTTAACCCTAAGGAATTTTGTCGTATTCACCGCTCCTACCTCATTCGTATCGAGGAGATTTCGAAACTGGAACCTTACGAAAAAGATAGCTGGATGCTCGTTCTTAAATCAGGAGAAAAACTGAAAGTGAGTAAAAATGGCTATAAGCTTTTAAAACAACAATTGGGTTTCTAG
- a CDS encoding LiaF transmembrane domain-containing protein: MNKDYRNKPDFRKDRNGSVFGILLILFGAALVLNNLDLIPYKLHHMIFSWPMVLIALGCLFAFAKNDKTTGYTLLVVGGVFMLPRMMGWHIDIYRFFWPVILIVLGIMVIRKRNYCPSRMSCRTEDSSDYINELNVFGGGERIVNSKNFKGGRITCMFGGGQVDLTYAQLAEGTHTIDLFAMFGGAVIIVPPDWDVKVDVSAVLGGVSDKRVPTPKYIVEPKKELIIKGFVALGGCEIRSSK; encoded by the coding sequence ATGAATAAGGATTATAGAAATAAGCCTGATTTTCGCAAAGACAGAAATGGTTCCGTTTTTGGCATCTTATTAATACTATTTGGAGCTGCCCTGGTCCTGAATAATCTGGATTTGATTCCCTATAAATTGCATCACATGATTTTCTCATGGCCCATGGTGCTAATTGCATTAGGTTGCTTATTTGCATTTGCTAAAAATGACAAAACAACGGGCTATACCCTACTGGTGGTTGGGGGTGTTTTTATGCTCCCTCGCATGATGGGTTGGCATATCGACATCTACCGTTTCTTTTGGCCGGTTATCCTAATCGTTCTGGGTATTATGGTAATTCGAAAACGAAACTACTGCCCGTCAAGAATGTCTTGCAGAACTGAAGATTCAAGCGATTATATCAACGAGCTCAATGTATTTGGTGGCGGGGAACGTATCGTCAACTCCAAAAACTTTAAAGGGGGGCGTATCACCTGCATGTTTGGAGGTGGACAGGTTGATTTAACTTATGCGCAGTTGGCTGAAGGTACACATACCATCGATCTGTTTGCTATGTTTGGCGGTGCCGTTATTATCGTGCCTCCTGATTGGGATGTAAAAGTTGATGTCTCAGCTGTTCTGGGTGGCGTCTCTGACAAAAGAGTCCCAACCCCAAAATATATTGTAGAACCTAAAAAAGAACTCATTATTAAGGGTTTTGTCGCTCTTGGCGGATGTGAGATCAGATCTTCGAAATAA